In one window of Vulpes vulpes isolate BD-2025 chromosome 1, VulVul3, whole genome shotgun sequence DNA:
- the RUBCN gene encoding run domain Beclin-1-interacting and cysteine-rich domain-containing protein isoform X32: MRPEGAGMDLGGCEERLPEASRREHWQLLGNLKTTVEGLVSANSPNVWSKYGGLERLCRDMQSILYHGLIHDQVCCRQTDYWQFVKDIRWLSPHSALHVEKFISLHENSQSSTDGVSEHAVAELWLQHSLQCHCLSAQLRPLLGDKQYIRKFYTDTAFLLSNAHVTAMLQCLEAVEQNNPRLLAQIDASMFARKHESPLLVTKSQSLTALPGSTYTPPTSYAQHSYFGSFSSLHQSVPNHGSERRSTSLSLSGPPRKPQESREHVSPAQDQAFQASLLPVSALARDSSSTPNEMSSSTLTSPLEASWVSSQNDSPSDASEGPEYLAIGNLDPRGRTASCQSHSSNAESSSSNLFSSSSSQKPDSAASSLGEQEGDGQSQLSSILRRSSFSEGQTLPATSGTKKSHTRSHSDTNIASRGASGGPRNITIIVEDPIAESCNDKSKLRGPLPYSGQSSEVSTPSSLYMEYEGGQYLCSGEGMFRRPSEGQSLISYLSEQDFGSCADLEKENAHFSISESLIAAIELMKCNMMSQCLEEEEEEEEDSDREIQELKQKIRLRRQQIRTKNLLPVYQETEHGTGFRVTSSSSQFSSRDSTQFSDSGSADEVDEFEIQDADIRRSTASHSKSFTSSQPFSHCFLHSTSAEAVAMGLLKQFEGMQLPAASELEWLVPEHDAPQKLLPIPDSLPISPDDGQHADIYKLRIRVRGNLEWAPPRPQIIFNVHPAPTRKIAVAKQNYRCAGCGIRTDPDYIKRLRYCEYLGKYFCQCCHENAQVVIPSRVLRKWDFSKYYVSNFSKDLLIKIWNDPLFNVQDINSALYRKVKLLNQVRLLRIQLYHMKNMFKTCRLAKELLDSFDTVPGHLTEDLHLYSLNDLTATRKGELGPRLAELTRAGAAHVERCMLCQAKGFICEFCQNEEDIIFPFELHKCRTCEECKACYHKACFKSGSCPRCERLQARRELLAKQSLESYMSDYEEEPTEALALEATVLEAT, from the exons GAGGGAGCACTGGCAGTTGCTGGGTAATTTGAAGACTACTGTGGAGGGTTTGGTGTCAGCCAACAGTCCGAACGTCTGGTCCAAGTATGGTGGCCTGGAGCGGCTTTGCAGGGACATGCAGAGCATCCTCTATCATGGGCTCATCCATGACCAG GTGTGTTGCCGCCAGACTGATTACTGGCAGTTTGTGAAGGACATCCGCTGGCTCAGTCCCCACTCAGCCCTTCATGTGGAGAAG TTCATCAGCTTACACGAGAATAGCCAGAGCAGCACTGATGGTGTGAGTGAGCATGCTGTTGCTGAATTGTGGCTGCAGCACAGCTTGCAGTGCCACTGTCTCTCCGCCCAGCTCCGACCACTGCTCGGGGACAAGCAGTATATCAGAAAATTCTACACAG ATACTGCTTTCCTGCTAAGCAACGCCCACGTCACGGCCATGCTCCAGTGCCTGGAAGCAGTTGAACAGAACAACCCCCGCCTCCTGGCTCAGATTGATGCATCTATG TTTGCCAGAAAGCATGAGAGCCCGCTGCTGGTAACAAAGAGCCAGAGCCTGACAGCCCTGCCCGGTTCCACATACACCCCTCCGACCAGCTATGCTCAGCATTCCTACTTTGGGTCCTTCTCTAGCCTCCACCAGTCCGTACCCAACCACGGCTCAG AAAGAAGATCTACTTCCTTGTCACTCTCTGGCCCTCCCCGAAAACCTCAAGAAAGCAGAGAGCACGTCTCACCGGCACAGGATCAAGCCTTCCAAGCCTCCCTGCTTCCAGTCTCTGCATTAGCCAGGGATTCCTCCTCAACCCCAAATGAGATGAGCTCTAGCACTCTGACCAGCCCCCTAGAAGCATCCTGGGTCAGCAGCCAGAATGATTCCCCAAGTGATGCCAGCGAGGGGCCCGAGTACTTGGCCATTGGCAACCTGGACCCCCGAGGCCGGACTGCCAGCTGTCAGAGTCACAGCAGCAATGCTGAGAGCAGCAGCTCCAACTTGTTCTCCTCCAGCAGCTCGCAGAAGCCAGATTCTGCTGCTTCTTCCCTAGGCGAGCAGGAAGGAGACGGGCAGAGCCAGCTGTCCAGCATCCTTCGCAGGTCCAGCTTCTCGGAAGGGCAGACACTCCCTGCCACCAGTGGAACAAAAAAGAGCCACACTCGCTCCCATTCAGATACCAACATTGCCTCCAGAGGAGCCTCAG GAGGCCCCAGGAATATCACCATTATAGTTGAAGATCCCATTGCAG AATCCTGCAATGATAAGTCGAAGTTGAGAGGCCCCTTGCCTTACTCTGGCCAAAGCAGTGAAGTCAGCACACCCAGCTCTCTGTACATGGAGTATG AGGGTGGTCAGTACCTGTGCTCAGGGGAGGGCATGTTCCGAAGACCATCAGAAGGACAGTCCCTCATCAGTTACCTGTCGGAGCAAGACTTTGGAAGCTGTGCAGACCTGGAAAAG GAGAATGCCCACTTCAGCATCTCAGAGTCCTTGATTGCTGCCATTGAGCTAATGAAGTGCAATATGATGAGCCAGTGCctagaagaggaggaagaagaggaggaagacagcGATAGAGAGATCCAGGAACTGAAGCAGAAGATCCGCCTTCGTCGCCAGCAGATCCGCACCAAGAACCTTCTCCCCGTGTACCAGGAGACAGAGCATGGAA caGGCTTTCGGGTCACTTCTAGCAGCTCCCAGTTCAGCTCACGTGATTCAACACAGTTCTCTGACTCCGGCTCTGCTGATGAGGTTGATGAATTTGAAATTCAAG ATGCTGACATCAGAAGGAGCACAGCCTCACACAGCAAATCCTTCACTTCCTCCCAACCCTt CTCCCACTGCTTCCTTCACTCCACATCTGCAGAGGCAGTGGCCATGGGACTCCTGAAGCAGTTCGAAGGCATGCAACTCCCAGCTGCCTCAGAGCTAGAATGGCTAGTTCCAGAGCATGATGCCCCTCAGAAG CTCCTGCCCATCCCGGACTCACTGCCCATCTCACCAGACGACGGGCAGCACGCTGACATCTACAAGCTGCGGATTCGTGTTCGTGGCAACCTGGAGTGGGCCCCACCCCGACCTCAGATCATTTTCAATGTTCATCCAGCCCCGAC GAGGAAGATTGCTGTGGCCAAGCAGAATTACCGCTGTGCCGGGTGCGGCATTCGGACTGACCCTG ATTACATCAAGCGGCTGCGGTACTGTGAGTACTTGGGCAAGTACTTCTGCCAGTGCTGCCATGAAAATGCCCAGGTGGTCATCCCCAGCCGCGTTCTGCGCAAGTGGGACTTCAGCAAGTACTATGTCAGCAATTTCTCCAAGGACCTGCTCATCAAGATCTGGAATGACCCTCTCTTCAACGTGCAGGACATCAACAGTGCCCTCTATCGGAAGGTCAAGCTGCTCAACCAAGTCCGG CTGCTGCGGATCCAGCTGTATCACATGAAGAACATGTTCAAGACATGCCGACTGGCCAAAGA GCTTCTGGATTCCTTTGACACAGTTCCCGGCCACCTGACCGAGGATCTCCACCTGTACTCACTGAATGACCTGACTGCAACCAGGAAGGGGGAGTTGGGACCCCGGCTCGCTGAGCTCaccagggcaggggctgcccaCGTAGAGCGATGCATG CTCTGCCAAGCCAAGGGCTTCATCTGTGAGTTCTGTCAGAATGAGGAGGACATCATCTTTCCTTTTGAGCTCCATAAGTGCCGGACCTGTGAAG AATGTAAAGCGTGTTACCATAAAGCTTGCTTCAAGTCTGGAAGCTGTCCCCGGTGCGAGCGGCTGCAGGCCCGGCGGGAATTGCTGGCCAAACAGAGCCTGGAGTCTTACATGTCAGACTATGAGGAGGAACCCACTGAAGCCTTGGCCCTCGAGGCCACTGTTCTGGAGGCCACCTGA
- the RUBCN gene encoding run domain Beclin-1-interacting and cysteine-rich domain-containing protein isoform X28, translated as MRPEGAGMDLGGCEERLPEASRREHWQLLGNLKTTVEGLVSANSPNVWSKYGGLERLCRDMQSILYHGLIHDQVCCRQTDYWQFVKDIRWLSPHSALHVEKFISLHENSQSSTDGVSEHAVAELWLQHSLQCHCLSAQLRPLLGDKQYIRKFYTDTAFLLSNAHVTAMLQCLEAVEQNNPRLLAQIDASMFARKHESPLLVTKSQSLTALPGSTYTPPTSYAQHSYFGSFSSLHQSVPNHGSERRSTSLSLSGPPRKPQESREHVSPAQDQAFQASLLPVSALARDSSSTPNEMSSSTLTSPLEASWVSSQNDSPSDASEGPEYLAIGNLDPRGRTASCQSHSSNAESSSSNLFSSSSSQKPDSAASSLGEQEGDGQSQLSSILRRSSFSEGQTLPATSGTKKSHTRSHSDTNIASRGASESCNDKSKLRGPLPYSGQSSEVSTPSSLYMEYEGGQYLCSGEGMFRRPSEGQSLISYLSEQDFGSCADLEKENAHFSISESLIAAIELMKCNMMSQCLEEEEEEEEDSDREIQELKQKIRLRRQQIRTKNLLPVYQETEHGTGFRVTSSSSQFSSRDSTQFSDSGSADEVDEFEIQDGSEGSNLTHMSKNGLSVSMASMFSDADIRRSTASHSKSFTSSQPFSHCFLHSTSAEAVAMGLLKQFEGMQLPAASELEWLVPEHDAPQKLLPIPDSLPISPDDGQHADIYKLRIRVRGNLEWAPPRPQIIFNVHPAPTRKIAVAKQNYRCAGCGIRTDPDYIKRLRYCEYLGKYFCQCCHENAQVVIPSRVLRKWDFSKYYVSNFSKDLLIKIWNDPLFNVQDINSALYRKVKLLNQVRLLRIQLYHMKNMFKTCRLAKELLDSFDTVPGHLTEDLHLYSLNDLTATRKGELGPRLAELTRAGAAHVERCMLCQAKGFICEFCQNEEDIIFPFELHKCRTCEECKACYHKACFKSGSCPRCERLQARRELLAKQSLESYMSDYEEEPTEALALEATVLEAT; from the exons GAGGGAGCACTGGCAGTTGCTGGGTAATTTGAAGACTACTGTGGAGGGTTTGGTGTCAGCCAACAGTCCGAACGTCTGGTCCAAGTATGGTGGCCTGGAGCGGCTTTGCAGGGACATGCAGAGCATCCTCTATCATGGGCTCATCCATGACCAG GTGTGTTGCCGCCAGACTGATTACTGGCAGTTTGTGAAGGACATCCGCTGGCTCAGTCCCCACTCAGCCCTTCATGTGGAGAAG TTCATCAGCTTACACGAGAATAGCCAGAGCAGCACTGATGGTGTGAGTGAGCATGCTGTTGCTGAATTGTGGCTGCAGCACAGCTTGCAGTGCCACTGTCTCTCCGCCCAGCTCCGACCACTGCTCGGGGACAAGCAGTATATCAGAAAATTCTACACAG ATACTGCTTTCCTGCTAAGCAACGCCCACGTCACGGCCATGCTCCAGTGCCTGGAAGCAGTTGAACAGAACAACCCCCGCCTCCTGGCTCAGATTGATGCATCTATG TTTGCCAGAAAGCATGAGAGCCCGCTGCTGGTAACAAAGAGCCAGAGCCTGACAGCCCTGCCCGGTTCCACATACACCCCTCCGACCAGCTATGCTCAGCATTCCTACTTTGGGTCCTTCTCTAGCCTCCACCAGTCCGTACCCAACCACGGCTCAG AAAGAAGATCTACTTCCTTGTCACTCTCTGGCCCTCCCCGAAAACCTCAAGAAAGCAGAGAGCACGTCTCACCGGCACAGGATCAAGCCTTCCAAGCCTCCCTGCTTCCAGTCTCTGCATTAGCCAGGGATTCCTCCTCAACCCCAAATGAGATGAGCTCTAGCACTCTGACCAGCCCCCTAGAAGCATCCTGGGTCAGCAGCCAGAATGATTCCCCAAGTGATGCCAGCGAGGGGCCCGAGTACTTGGCCATTGGCAACCTGGACCCCCGAGGCCGGACTGCCAGCTGTCAGAGTCACAGCAGCAATGCTGAGAGCAGCAGCTCCAACTTGTTCTCCTCCAGCAGCTCGCAGAAGCCAGATTCTGCTGCTTCTTCCCTAGGCGAGCAGGAAGGAGACGGGCAGAGCCAGCTGTCCAGCATCCTTCGCAGGTCCAGCTTCTCGGAAGGGCAGACACTCCCTGCCACCAGTGGAACAAAAAAGAGCCACACTCGCTCCCATTCAGATACCAACATTGCCTCCAGAGGAGCCTCAG AATCCTGCAATGATAAGTCGAAGTTGAGAGGCCCCTTGCCTTACTCTGGCCAAAGCAGTGAAGTCAGCACACCCAGCTCTCTGTACATGGAGTATG AGGGTGGTCAGTACCTGTGCTCAGGGGAGGGCATGTTCCGAAGACCATCAGAAGGACAGTCCCTCATCAGTTACCTGTCGGAGCAAGACTTTGGAAGCTGTGCAGACCTGGAAAAG GAGAATGCCCACTTCAGCATCTCAGAGTCCTTGATTGCTGCCATTGAGCTAATGAAGTGCAATATGATGAGCCAGTGCctagaagaggaggaagaagaggaggaagacagcGATAGAGAGATCCAGGAACTGAAGCAGAAGATCCGCCTTCGTCGCCAGCAGATCCGCACCAAGAACCTTCTCCCCGTGTACCAGGAGACAGAGCATGGAA caGGCTTTCGGGTCACTTCTAGCAGCTCCCAGTTCAGCTCACGTGATTCAACACAGTTCTCTGACTCCGGCTCTGCTGATGAGGTTGATGAATTTGAAATTCAAG ATGGTAGCGAAGGATCTAACCTGACTCACATGTCAAAGAATGGACTCTCAGTGTCAATGGCCTCGATGTTTTCAG ATGCTGACATCAGAAGGAGCACAGCCTCACACAGCAAATCCTTCACTTCCTCCCAACCCTt CTCCCACTGCTTCCTTCACTCCACATCTGCAGAGGCAGTGGCCATGGGACTCCTGAAGCAGTTCGAAGGCATGCAACTCCCAGCTGCCTCAGAGCTAGAATGGCTAGTTCCAGAGCATGATGCCCCTCAGAAG CTCCTGCCCATCCCGGACTCACTGCCCATCTCACCAGACGACGGGCAGCACGCTGACATCTACAAGCTGCGGATTCGTGTTCGTGGCAACCTGGAGTGGGCCCCACCCCGACCTCAGATCATTTTCAATGTTCATCCAGCCCCGAC GAGGAAGATTGCTGTGGCCAAGCAGAATTACCGCTGTGCCGGGTGCGGCATTCGGACTGACCCTG ATTACATCAAGCGGCTGCGGTACTGTGAGTACTTGGGCAAGTACTTCTGCCAGTGCTGCCATGAAAATGCCCAGGTGGTCATCCCCAGCCGCGTTCTGCGCAAGTGGGACTTCAGCAAGTACTATGTCAGCAATTTCTCCAAGGACCTGCTCATCAAGATCTGGAATGACCCTCTCTTCAACGTGCAGGACATCAACAGTGCCCTCTATCGGAAGGTCAAGCTGCTCAACCAAGTCCGG CTGCTGCGGATCCAGCTGTATCACATGAAGAACATGTTCAAGACATGCCGACTGGCCAAAGA GCTTCTGGATTCCTTTGACACAGTTCCCGGCCACCTGACCGAGGATCTCCACCTGTACTCACTGAATGACCTGACTGCAACCAGGAAGGGGGAGTTGGGACCCCGGCTCGCTGAGCTCaccagggcaggggctgcccaCGTAGAGCGATGCATG CTCTGCCAAGCCAAGGGCTTCATCTGTGAGTTCTGTCAGAATGAGGAGGACATCATCTTTCCTTTTGAGCTCCATAAGTGCCGGACCTGTGAAG AATGTAAAGCGTGTTACCATAAAGCTTGCTTCAAGTCTGGAAGCTGTCCCCGGTGCGAGCGGCTGCAGGCCCGGCGGGAATTGCTGGCCAAACAGAGCCTGGAGTCTTACATGTCAGACTATGAGGAGGAACCCACTGAAGCCTTGGCCCTCGAGGCCACTGTTCTGGAGGCCACCTGA
- the RUBCN gene encoding run domain Beclin-1-interacting and cysteine-rich domain-containing protein isoform X41 produces the protein MRPEGAGMDLGGCEERLPEASRREHWQLLGNLKTTVEGLVSANSPNVWSKYGGLERLCRDMQSILYHGLIHDQVCCRQTDYWQFVKDIRWLSPHSALHVEKFISLHENSQSSTDGVSEHAVAELWLQHSLQCHCLSAQLRPLLGDKQYIRKFYTDTAFLLSNAHVTAMLQCLEAVEQNNPRLLAQIDASMFARKHESPLLVTKSQSLTALPGSTYTPPTSYAQHSYFGSFSSLHQSVPNHGSERRSTSLSLSGPPRKPQESREHVSPAQDQAFQASLLPVSALARDSSSTPNEMSSSTLTSPLEASWVSSQNDSPSDASEGPEYLAIGNLDPRGRTASCQSHSSNAESSSSNLFSSSSSQKPDSAASSLGEQEGDGQSQLSSILRRSSFSEGQTLPATSGTKKSHTRSHSDTNIASRGASESCNDKSKLRGPLPYSGQSSEVSTPSSLYMEYEGGQYLCSGEGMFRRPSEGQSLISYLSEQDFGSCADLEKENAHFSISESLIAAIELMKCNMMSQCLEEEEEEEEDSDREIQELKQKIRLRRQQIRTKNLLPVYQETEHGTGFRVTSSSSQFSSRDSTQFSDSGSADEVDEFEIQDADIRRSTASHSKSFTSSQPFSHCFLHSTSAEAVAMGLLKQFEGMQLPAASELEWLVPEHDAPQKLLPIPDSLPISPDDGQHADIYKLRIRVRGNLEWAPPRPQIIFNVHPAPTRKIAVAKQNYRCAGCGIRTDPDYIKRLRYCEYLGKYFCQCCHENAQVVIPSRVLRKWDFSKYYVSNFSKDLLIKIWNDPLFNVQDINSALYRKVKLLNQVRLLRIQLYHMKNMFKTCRLAKELLDSFDTVPGHLTEDLHLYSLNDLTATRKGELGPRLAELTRAGAAHVERCMLCQAKGFICEFCQNEEDIIFPFELHKCRTCEECKACYHKACFKSGSCPRCERLQARRELLAKQSLESYMSDYEEEPTEALALEATVLEAT, from the exons GAGGGAGCACTGGCAGTTGCTGGGTAATTTGAAGACTACTGTGGAGGGTTTGGTGTCAGCCAACAGTCCGAACGTCTGGTCCAAGTATGGTGGCCTGGAGCGGCTTTGCAGGGACATGCAGAGCATCCTCTATCATGGGCTCATCCATGACCAG GTGTGTTGCCGCCAGACTGATTACTGGCAGTTTGTGAAGGACATCCGCTGGCTCAGTCCCCACTCAGCCCTTCATGTGGAGAAG TTCATCAGCTTACACGAGAATAGCCAGAGCAGCACTGATGGTGTGAGTGAGCATGCTGTTGCTGAATTGTGGCTGCAGCACAGCTTGCAGTGCCACTGTCTCTCCGCCCAGCTCCGACCACTGCTCGGGGACAAGCAGTATATCAGAAAATTCTACACAG ATACTGCTTTCCTGCTAAGCAACGCCCACGTCACGGCCATGCTCCAGTGCCTGGAAGCAGTTGAACAGAACAACCCCCGCCTCCTGGCTCAGATTGATGCATCTATG TTTGCCAGAAAGCATGAGAGCCCGCTGCTGGTAACAAAGAGCCAGAGCCTGACAGCCCTGCCCGGTTCCACATACACCCCTCCGACCAGCTATGCTCAGCATTCCTACTTTGGGTCCTTCTCTAGCCTCCACCAGTCCGTACCCAACCACGGCTCAG AAAGAAGATCTACTTCCTTGTCACTCTCTGGCCCTCCCCGAAAACCTCAAGAAAGCAGAGAGCACGTCTCACCGGCACAGGATCAAGCCTTCCAAGCCTCCCTGCTTCCAGTCTCTGCATTAGCCAGGGATTCCTCCTCAACCCCAAATGAGATGAGCTCTAGCACTCTGACCAGCCCCCTAGAAGCATCCTGGGTCAGCAGCCAGAATGATTCCCCAAGTGATGCCAGCGAGGGGCCCGAGTACTTGGCCATTGGCAACCTGGACCCCCGAGGCCGGACTGCCAGCTGTCAGAGTCACAGCAGCAATGCTGAGAGCAGCAGCTCCAACTTGTTCTCCTCCAGCAGCTCGCAGAAGCCAGATTCTGCTGCTTCTTCCCTAGGCGAGCAGGAAGGAGACGGGCAGAGCCAGCTGTCCAGCATCCTTCGCAGGTCCAGCTTCTCGGAAGGGCAGACACTCCCTGCCACCAGTGGAACAAAAAAGAGCCACACTCGCTCCCATTCAGATACCAACATTGCCTCCAGAGGAGCCTCAG AATCCTGCAATGATAAGTCGAAGTTGAGAGGCCCCTTGCCTTACTCTGGCCAAAGCAGTGAAGTCAGCACACCCAGCTCTCTGTACATGGAGTATG AGGGTGGTCAGTACCTGTGCTCAGGGGAGGGCATGTTCCGAAGACCATCAGAAGGACAGTCCCTCATCAGTTACCTGTCGGAGCAAGACTTTGGAAGCTGTGCAGACCTGGAAAAG GAGAATGCCCACTTCAGCATCTCAGAGTCCTTGATTGCTGCCATTGAGCTAATGAAGTGCAATATGATGAGCCAGTGCctagaagaggaggaagaagaggaggaagacagcGATAGAGAGATCCAGGAACTGAAGCAGAAGATCCGCCTTCGTCGCCAGCAGATCCGCACCAAGAACCTTCTCCCCGTGTACCAGGAGACAGAGCATGGAA caGGCTTTCGGGTCACTTCTAGCAGCTCCCAGTTCAGCTCACGTGATTCAACACAGTTCTCTGACTCCGGCTCTGCTGATGAGGTTGATGAATTTGAAATTCAAG ATGCTGACATCAGAAGGAGCACAGCCTCACACAGCAAATCCTTCACTTCCTCCCAACCCTt CTCCCACTGCTTCCTTCACTCCACATCTGCAGAGGCAGTGGCCATGGGACTCCTGAAGCAGTTCGAAGGCATGCAACTCCCAGCTGCCTCAGAGCTAGAATGGCTAGTTCCAGAGCATGATGCCCCTCAGAAG CTCCTGCCCATCCCGGACTCACTGCCCATCTCACCAGACGACGGGCAGCACGCTGACATCTACAAGCTGCGGATTCGTGTTCGTGGCAACCTGGAGTGGGCCCCACCCCGACCTCAGATCATTTTCAATGTTCATCCAGCCCCGAC GAGGAAGATTGCTGTGGCCAAGCAGAATTACCGCTGTGCCGGGTGCGGCATTCGGACTGACCCTG ATTACATCAAGCGGCTGCGGTACTGTGAGTACTTGGGCAAGTACTTCTGCCAGTGCTGCCATGAAAATGCCCAGGTGGTCATCCCCAGCCGCGTTCTGCGCAAGTGGGACTTCAGCAAGTACTATGTCAGCAATTTCTCCAAGGACCTGCTCATCAAGATCTGGAATGACCCTCTCTTCAACGTGCAGGACATCAACAGTGCCCTCTATCGGAAGGTCAAGCTGCTCAACCAAGTCCGG CTGCTGCGGATCCAGCTGTATCACATGAAGAACATGTTCAAGACATGCCGACTGGCCAAAGA GCTTCTGGATTCCTTTGACACAGTTCCCGGCCACCTGACCGAGGATCTCCACCTGTACTCACTGAATGACCTGACTGCAACCAGGAAGGGGGAGTTGGGACCCCGGCTCGCTGAGCTCaccagggcaggggctgcccaCGTAGAGCGATGCATG CTCTGCCAAGCCAAGGGCTTCATCTGTGAGTTCTGTCAGAATGAGGAGGACATCATCTTTCCTTTTGAGCTCCATAAGTGCCGGACCTGTGAAG AATGTAAAGCGTGTTACCATAAAGCTTGCTTCAAGTCTGGAAGCTGTCCCCGGTGCGAGCGGCTGCAGGCCCGGCGGGAATTGCTGGCCAAACAGAGCCTGGAGTCTTACATGTCAGACTATGAGGAGGAACCCACTGAAGCCTTGGCCCTCGAGGCCACTGTTCTGGAGGCCACCTGA